ttgcaaCGTTGCTTAACAATTTAAGAAACACGGTTAAAGATGGCCCAACAGACATCCTAGTCAGTGTGGGGCACATGATGAATTTTTTGCCGTACTTATGCAGACTCCTCTAGTggtaaataaaacaagttttgtAATGTTGCTTGACAATTTAAGAAACACGGTTAAAGATGACTTCCTATTCAGTGGATGCACATGATGAATTTTATACAGTGCTTGTGCAGGCACCTGTTTCATAGGAAGCACAATAATAGTATTATGGCAACATTTTGAAGGGGAGATTTAGCAGACCCCTCCTCTCCTTATATTTCAAGTAACTCCTGTAAAAACTATGTTTAGTTCGACTTCACTTTTGTCAAAATCAATAATTCAGATTTTCCATGTTAAAAGCAAAGCAACATAGAGATACTTTGCTTCTACTTTTTCATGGTGCAGTCAGTGATTTTGAGTCCCTCAGCAGTCAACACCAATCCAATCTCAGCTTGACCTGTGCAATTAGTATCCATCGTTTATGGGTAGGACTACTGGCATATCTAATCCCATTCGTTCTCTTTGCTTTCATCTCTTAGTGTTAGTGTTGGCCCAGCAGAGAGCTTTTGCTTGGTCtgagtttaatttataaatattgttttgCAAAATTATATCCAATTCCCATTGCGGTACGTAGCTGAGGGTTATTCAATTTCCAATTCATCGCATTTTTAACGACATGATAAATTGAACCACACTTgtatataccaaaaaaaaattgaaccacACTTGTGTAGGTCGGCCGGGAACAGAAGCATGACATCATTGACTTGCAGTATTAACTGTTATGGAATTATCTTTTTGCAGCATCTTTTATGTTTGTCAATTATTCAAAACTATTCTTGTGTTTAACTTTggaaaagattttaattttagaaatccTTTTGGAACTTTAATATCAAAATGTATTGAatattcttttgaaaatttaattcagAAATGATTTACAAAAGAGCAGtacaacaatttttaaaataatttatagaaaacatttttttctctctctctctatcatCATTAATTAGATCTTTTATTTCTCATTCTCCCTCTCTATGTTAAAATTTGTTGTGCGAGGTAATGTACACATAATATTTCTCTTTATAAATACCTGTGGAATTAGGGCCTGATCagtttaagaaaatattgtctatttctacttttaattacaaaaatgtcacattACTTTTACTATTTTCTGATCTTAAAAGTTAATATAAGAGAGAATCAAAAcaacttttttgttatttttaattttctattttcatgcaaatttaaaataaaatataaaaacagagAATGGCCCTTAAATTTCCGGTCGTTTAACAGATTCTcgaataataattttgaaataaaaacataGTCATCATGTTTAAATAGAGCTAATTTTGGAATAATCATTAAAAACAAGCAAGGGATGGTGTATTTAGAAAAGAACTATGTAAATAGCAATCCAGTAACATGGGCTTGGGCCCAGACGAAAAAGAGCTGCAAATAAAATTCTCACAAGCAAGTGGACGGAAAAGAAGTGTGCGGAGTACGATTCCCGCCTTAACTCTGTAATTCAATCCCGAAAGGGCGCCAACAAATTCTGCTTCTCTCTCTgtctatttattttcatttctctaATCTCTGCACATTACCCGACCCGACCCGAAGCGAGTTGCTGCATCGGAAATGTTCGGCAGAATCAGAGCATCCACTTCGTCCCTCGACACCTTAGACGGTTCTCCGTCCAAGATTCTCAAAGACGACACCTTCTCCATCTACGGTACTCTCTCTCTCGTCGTTCATTTGTTAATTCgcttaattgaaataaaatcattttcaatgtttaatttcTGCAAGTTCAGATCCAGTATGAAGCATAGCGTTTGtgtataaatttgttaataagtTGGCTTTGATTTCGATTCAGAGGCTACTCTCATGAAGCTAAAGCTTGGTGCGCGACGCGATACAAGTGAGGTTACAAATGATTCTTCAGTTAATTCACCTTGTGCGGAAGAAGCAAATCTCAAGCCAGATTTAAATCCTGCAACAAGCACTTCTTGTTCCGAGACAACGATGATGGACACAGAGTCTGATAACTCTTCACCTAGGGTTAGTGACCACGTTTCTAGTGGGAACTCGGAACAGCGAAAGCAAAGCAACGTTTCCATTCTATATTTCTTCA
This region of Glycine soja cultivar W05 chromosome 17, ASM419377v2, whole genome shotgun sequence genomic DNA includes:
- the LOC114393332 gene encoding uncharacterized protein LOC114393332, with the protein product MFGRIRASTSSLDTLDGSPSKILKDDTFSIYEATLMKLKLGARRDTSEVTNDSSVNSPCAEEANLKPDLNPATSTSCSETTMMDTESDNSSPRVSDHVSSGNSEQRKQSNVSILYFFKVQDTGHAGVSSSEEATASTGNGSSESISSTSVESDYSGEVEGVRILEDCEMLD